CGGTGGGCGGGTCGAGAGCTGGGCCGGCATCCCGGTCCGACCGGCACACGTGCACGTGGTCAACCTCGAACCGGTGCCGGCGCAGCTGCCCGCCTGGGCCGCAGCGGACCGCGCGGACGCCTGCCAGCTGCCGAAACGGATCATGGCCAGCCGCTACGACCTCGTCTTCAGCAACAGCGTGCTGGAACACGTCGGCGGGTACGAGCGCCGTCGGCGGATGGCGGCGGCGGTCCGCGAGCTGGCCCCGGCGTACTGGGTCCAGACTCCCTACCGGTACTTCCCGATCGAGCCGCACTGGGTGGCGCCCGGCATGCAGTTCCTGCCGGTGCCGGCCCGGGTGGCGGTGGCCCGGCGCTGGCCGTTGGCGTACACCCCGGGGAAGTCCCACGAGGCCGCGATGCGGCAGGTGCTGAGCACCGAACTGATCGGCCGCGCGGAGCTGCGGCACCTCTTCCCGGATGCGACCATCCGCAACGAGCGGCTGCTGGGCCTGACCAAATCGATAATCGCGGTCCGCATCGCTCAGTGAATCTTGGACGACCTACGCCGAGCATAAGGGCGTTTCCCGACCAAGATCTCTGTTGCCCTCCGGATGCCGGCGTCCGCAGGGCGGGACGCGGCGGGCGATGCGGGGTGGCGGCGGCCGGACGTGACAGACTTGCCGCTGTGTTGCGTTGGTTGACCGCAGGGGAATCGCACGGACCCGCCCTCGTCGCATTGCTGGAGGGGGTGCCGGCCGGCGTCGAGGTGACCTCCACCGAGATCGCCGGAGAGCTGGCCCGCCGCCGGCTCGGCTACGGCCGGGGCGCGCGGATGTCCTTCGAGCAGGACGAGATCGAGGTCATCGGCGGCCTGCGGCACGGGGTGACGCTGGGCAGCCCGGTCGCCATCCGGGTCGGCAACTCCGAGTGGCCGAAGTGGCAGACGGTGATGGCCGCCGACCCGGTGGACGCCGACGAGTTGGCCCGGCAGGCCCGCAACGCGCCGCTCACCCGCCCCCGGCCCGGCCACGCCGACCTGGCCGGCATGCAGAAGTACGGCCACACCGACGCCCGGCCGATCCTGGAGCGGGCCAGCGCGCGGGAGACCGCCGCCCGGGTCGCCGTCGGCACGGTGGCCAAGGCGCTGCTGCGGCAGGCACTCGACATCGAGATCGTCTCGCACGTGGTGGAGCTGGGACCGGTCGCCGTCAAGCCGGGGCTGCGGCCCCGCCCGGAGGACGCCGCCCGGATCGACGCCGACCCGCTGCGCTGCCTCGACCCGGAGGCCAGCGCCCGGATGGTCGCCGAGGTGGACGCCGCGAAGAAGGCCGCCGACACCCTCGGCGGCGTGGTCGAAGTGCTGGCGTACGGCGTACCGCCCGGTCTGGGTAGTCACGTGCAGTGGGACCGCAAGCTCGACGCCCGGCTGGCCACCGCGCTGATGTCGATCCAGGCGATCAAGGGTGTGGAGATCGG
This DNA window, taken from Micromonospora sp. FIMYZ51, encodes the following:
- a CDS encoding class I SAM-dependent methyltransferase, producing the protein MALHSLRFRFVDSPTSYGARRRARRAAWLAETYPELAQMRVLDLGGRVESWAGIPVRPAHVHVVNLEPVPAQLPAWAAADRADACQLPKRIMASRYDLVFSNSVLEHVGGYERRRRMAAAVRELAPAYWVQTPYRYFPIEPHWVAPGMQFLPVPARVAVARRWPLAYTPGKSHEAAMRQVLSTELIGRAELRHLFPDATIRNERLLGLTKSIIAVRIAQ
- the aroC gene encoding chorismate synthase, with product MLRWLTAGESHGPALVALLEGVPAGVEVTSTEIAGELARRRLGYGRGARMSFEQDEIEVIGGLRHGVTLGSPVAIRVGNSEWPKWQTVMAADPVDADELARQARNAPLTRPRPGHADLAGMQKYGHTDARPILERASARETAARVAVGTVAKALLRQALDIEIVSHVVELGPVAVKPGLRPRPEDAARIDADPLRCLDPEASARMVAEVDAAKKAADTLGGVVEVLAYGVPPGLGSHVQWDRKLDARLATALMSIQAIKGVEIGDGWQQARSRGSEAHDEIIPTATGVRRVTDRAGGLEGGITTGEPLRVKAAMKPISSLNRALATVDITTGEPATAINQRSDVCAVPAAAVVAEAMVALVLAEAAVEKFGGDSVTEIRRNLTGYLDALVIR